One stretch of Streptomyces sp. R21 DNA includes these proteins:
- a CDS encoding lysozyme has product MARDHQTSRRHARVIAAAVTALAVGGIALAEAPASAAGKPRGHDVSSHQKNVNWQSAKAKGARFVYIKATEGGTYRNPYFGSQYSGARNAGLLRGAYHFALPNKSSGTAQARYFVRNGGAWSADGRTLPPALDIEYNPYSGKHKCYGLSKAGMVNWIHAFSNEVKRETGRRPVIYTTTRWWNTCTGHSRAFAANHALWLARYDSGGAGSLPAGWSYWTFWQYDNGGSLPGDQNLFNGSMGRLKKFAKG; this is encoded by the coding sequence GTGGCTCGTGATCACCAAACGTCCCGCCGCCACGCCCGCGTCATCGCGGCGGCCGTGACGGCACTCGCCGTCGGGGGGATCGCCCTCGCCGAGGCGCCCGCCTCGGCCGCGGGCAAGCCCAGGGGACATGACGTCTCGTCGCATCAGAAGAACGTCAACTGGCAGAGCGCGAAAGCGAAGGGCGCCCGTTTCGTCTACATCAAGGCGACCGAGGGCGGCACCTATCGCAATCCGTATTTCGGCTCGCAGTACTCCGGGGCACGCAACGCCGGCCTGCTCCGCGGCGCCTACCACTTCGCCCTGCCGAACAAGTCGTCCGGCACCGCCCAGGCGAGGTACTTCGTGCGCAACGGCGGCGCCTGGAGCGCGGACGGCCGGACGCTGCCGCCCGCGCTCGACATCGAGTACAACCCGTACAGCGGCAAGCACAAGTGCTACGGGCTGAGCAAGGCCGGCATGGTGAACTGGATCCACGCGTTCAGCAACGAGGTCAAGCGGGAGACCGGGCGCCGTCCGGTGATCTACACGACCACGCGCTGGTGGAACACCTGCACCGGCCACAGCCGCGCCTTCGCCGCGAACCACGCCCTGTGGCTCGCCCGCTACGACTCGGGGGGCGCGGGATCGCTGCCCGCCGGCTGGTCGTACTGGACGTTCTGGCAGTACGACAACGGCGGCAGCCTGCCGGGTGACCAGAATCTCTTCAACGGCTCCATGGGCCGGCTCAAGAAGTTCGCGAAGGGGTAG
- a CDS encoding Asp23/Gls24 family envelope stress response protein, with protein sequence MTDRPGETRRPPPAVAAAERGATRIADRVVAKIASQAAREALDVLPPGAVPPHATVVVHHESVRVRVSVELGYPADIGGRCNAVRRQVAERVKALAGMEVPEVAVRVERLHLRAAPGAAEGRTR encoded by the coding sequence GTGACCGATCGGCCCGGTGAGACCCGTCGGCCCCCGCCGGCCGTCGCCGCGGCCGAACGCGGCGCGACCCGCATCGCCGACCGCGTCGTCGCCAAGATCGCCTCGCAGGCGGCCCGCGAGGCGCTCGACGTGCTGCCCCCCGGCGCCGTACCCCCGCACGCCACCGTCGTCGTGCACCACGAAAGTGTCCGTGTCCGCGTCAGCGTCGAACTCGGCTACCCCGCCGACATCGGTGGCCGGTGCAACGCGGTGCGTCGCCAAGTCGCCGAGCGGGTAAAGGCGTTGGCGGGGATGGAAGTGCCGGAGGTGGCCGTCCGCGTGGAGCGACTGCACCTGAGAGCGGCACCCGGCGCGGCAGAGGGGAGGACGCGATGA
- a CDS encoding VOC family protein, translated as MAGMHGARPSIYPSLLYGDAKAAITQLTEAFGFTELSVYEGEDGSVLHAELVQGNGAVMLGSKGRGGRFDEAMKSAGPCGVYIVVDDVDAHHQRAVSHGAEILMPPTDQDYGSRDYMARDVEGNIWSFGTYAPEIGG; from the coding sequence ATGGCAGGCATGCACGGGGCGCGCCCGAGCATCTATCCGTCACTGCTGTACGGGGACGCGAAGGCGGCGATCACCCAGCTCACGGAGGCTTTCGGCTTCACCGAACTGTCGGTGTACGAGGGCGAGGACGGCTCGGTGCTGCACGCCGAGCTGGTGCAGGGCAACGGCGCGGTCATGCTCGGCTCGAAGGGCCGCGGCGGCCGCTTCGACGAGGCGATGAAGAGCGCGGGTCCCTGCGGGGTGTACATCGTCGTGGACGACGTCGACGCCCATCACCAGCGCGCCGTGAGCCACGGCGCGGAGATCCTGATGCCCCCGACGGACCAGGACTACGGCTCACGGGACTACATGGCCCGGGACGTCGAGGGCAACATCTGGAGCTTCGGCACGTATGCCCCCGAGATAGGGGGCTGA
- a CDS encoding helix-turn-helix domain-containing protein, whose translation MAETLKKGSRVTGAARDKLAADLKKKYDSGASIRALAEETGRSYGFVHRMLSESGVTLRGRGGATRGKKAASA comes from the coding sequence GTGGCCGAGACTCTGAAGAAGGGCAGCCGGGTAACCGGCGCCGCGCGCGACAAGCTCGCGGCAGACCTGAAGAAGAAGTACGACTCCGGTGCGAGCATCCGAGCGCTGGCCGAAGAGACCGGCCGCTCGTATGGCTTCGTGCACCGGATGCTCAGCGAGTCGGGTGTCACGCTCCGAGGGCGTGGCGGCGCGACGCGGGGCAAGAAGGCCGCCTCGGCCTGA
- a CDS encoding nucleopolyhedrovirus P10 family protein produces MTADQWTRAVRQQLGVGRVLPLGGPGDGAWITEEAAGAVLRRAAAAVRGVRLGALRIALADPADTPAAAVVPPPPSALPPGPLRVGAEFAASADPTAPGGEPLPVTAARLRAALAAAAAERLGLTVTDVDLRVTGLLDSEEPVVTGADKEPAAPPGRAPEDIADTDESRVAAAALSVPGVTRLTGVLGGLGRAVHIEDRPGPEAALPRRHVRVELAVAPHLRTLDVTHEVRTTVTAALPDHPSVAVLVTAVG; encoded by the coding sequence ATGACGGCGGATCAATGGACACGTGCGGTGAGGCAACAGCTCGGGGTCGGCAGGGTGCTGCCGCTAGGCGGGCCGGGTGACGGCGCCTGGATCACGGAGGAGGCGGCCGGGGCGGTGCTGCGGCGCGCGGCGGCCGCTGTGCGCGGTGTGCGGCTCGGCGCGCTGCGGATTGCCCTCGCCGATCCGGCGGACACTCCCGCGGCCGCCGTCGTACCGCCGCCTCCGAGCGCGCTGCCGCCGGGCCCGCTGCGCGTCGGCGCGGAGTTCGCGGCCTCGGCGGACCCCACGGCTCCGGGGGGCGAGCCGCTCCCGGTGACCGCGGCCCGTCTCCGCGCCGCCCTCGCCGCAGCCGCTGCGGAGCGGCTGGGCCTGACGGTCACGGACGTGGACCTGCGGGTGACGGGGCTGCTGGACAGCGAGGAACCCGTCGTCACCGGCGCGGACAAGGAGCCGGCGGCGCCCCCTGGCCGCGCGCCGGAGGACATCGCGGACACCGACGAGTCCCGGGTGGCCGCCGCCGCGCTCTCCGTCCCGGGCGTGACGCGTCTGACCGGCGTCCTGGGCGGCCTCGGCCGTGCCGTGCACATCGAGGACCGCCCCGGCCCGGAAGCCGCCCTGCCCCGCCGGCACGTCCGCGTCGAACTGGCGGTCGCACCCCACCTGCGCACCCTCGACGTGACGCACGAGGTCCGCACCACGGTCACCGCCGCCCTGCCGGACCACCCTTCGGTGGCCGTGCTGGTGACGGCGGTGGGCTAG
- the amaP gene encoding alkaline shock response membrane anchor protein AmaP, with translation MLRIVNRVLLGFAGLVLVLLGGSVLAVGLGLKPPSWWIHDGRHDVLLSDAERTRWRDDGWWWPTVIAVLAVCVLLALWWLTAVLRRRRLAEVLVDTGDGEGALLRGRALEGVLADEAGQLDGVQRAQVLLTGRRSSPETRVQLLLEPHVDPGRALHSLTTEALAHARDSAGLAALPAEVRLRGVKHRAERVS, from the coding sequence ATGCTCAGGATCGTCAACCGCGTCCTGCTCGGGTTCGCCGGGCTGGTCCTCGTGCTGCTCGGCGGCTCCGTGCTCGCCGTGGGACTCGGGCTGAAGCCGCCGTCCTGGTGGATCCACGACGGCCGGCACGACGTGCTGCTGAGCGACGCCGAACGCACCCGCTGGCGGGACGACGGCTGGTGGTGGCCGACCGTCATCGCCGTACTCGCCGTCTGTGTGCTGCTCGCCCTGTGGTGGCTGACCGCGGTGCTGCGCCGGCGCCGGCTCGCGGAGGTGCTCGTCGACACCGGCGACGGAGAGGGGGCGCTGCTGCGCGGCCGGGCCCTGGAAGGCGTACTCGCCGATGAGGCAGGGCAGTTGGACGGTGTCCAGCGGGCGCAGGTCCTGCTGACCGGGCGGCGCAGCAGCCCGGAGACCCGGGTGCAGCTCCTGCTGGAACCCCATGTGGACCCCGGCCGGGCCCTGCACTCGCTGACCACGGAGGCCCTCGCCCACGCACGGGACTCGGCCGGACTCGCCGCCCTCCCCGCGGAGGTACGCCTCCGCGGGGTCAAACACCGGGCCGAGCGGGTGAGCTGA
- a CDS encoding SDR family oxidoreductase → MDLGLKDRVYVVTGATRGLGSAAARELVADGAKVIITGRDEKSVADAASALGPNAVGVAADNADPAAAARLIAAAREHFGGFDGILISVGGPAPGFVADNTDEQWTAAFESVFLGAVRLARAAAAELDEGGVIGFVLSGSVYEPIPGLTISNGLRPGLAGFAKSLADELGPRGIRVIGLLPSRIDTDRVRELDGYSADPEATRAANESRIPLRRYGTPEEFGRAAAFLLSPAASYLTGIMLPVDGGMRAGF, encoded by the coding sequence ATGGATCTTGGACTGAAGGACCGGGTGTACGTCGTCACGGGGGCCACCCGTGGCCTGGGCAGCGCCGCCGCGCGTGAGCTCGTCGCCGACGGCGCGAAGGTGATCATCACGGGGCGGGACGAGAAGAGCGTCGCCGACGCCGCGTCCGCGCTCGGCCCGAACGCGGTCGGGGTGGCCGCGGACAACGCCGACCCGGCGGCCGCGGCCCGGCTGATCGCGGCCGCGCGTGAGCACTTCGGCGGCTTCGACGGCATCCTGATCAGCGTCGGCGGCCCGGCGCCCGGGTTCGTCGCCGACAACACCGACGAGCAGTGGACGGCCGCGTTCGAGTCCGTCTTCCTGGGGGCCGTACGGCTGGCCCGGGCGGCCGCGGCGGAACTCGACGAGGGCGGTGTCATCGGTTTCGTGCTCTCCGGCTCGGTGTACGAGCCGATCCCGGGCCTGACCATCTCCAACGGTCTGCGCCCCGGCCTCGCGGGCTTCGCCAAGTCCCTCGCGGACGAGCTGGGCCCGCGCGGCATCCGCGTGATCGGCCTGCTCCCGTCCCGCATCGACACCGACCGCGTCCGCGAACTCGACGGCTACTCCGCCGACCCGGAGGCCACTCGCGCCGCCAACGAGTCCCGCATCCCGCTGCGCCGCTACGGCACCCCGGAGGAGTTCGGCCGCGCGGCCGCGTTCCTGCTCTCACCGGCGGCGTCGTATCTGACGGGCATCATGCTGCCGGTGGACGGCGGCATGCGCGCCGGGTTCTAG
- a CDS encoding DUF6286 domain-containing protein: MTEPQGSENPSENSTQRLPVLEKTAESELGQSASAAAYEPLPTMDDEDGGEGRFWSARRVPAGILALLILAGAGVLLYDIAAVRADHPAMEWRRTLARQLAERPLDDTWVLVGAGVATALGIWLLVLAATPGLRDVLSMRRAHADVRAGLHRGAAATALRDRAMEVSGVQSVRVRVGRSRVDVRAVSHFRELDDVRADLDTTLADGIRGLGLSRRPALSVHVGRPGRKG, translated from the coding sequence ATGACCGAGCCCCAGGGCTCCGAGAACCCGTCCGAGAACAGTACCCAGCGGCTTCCCGTCCTGGAGAAGACCGCCGAGAGCGAACTCGGCCAGTCGGCCTCCGCGGCGGCGTACGAACCGCTGCCCACGATGGACGACGAGGACGGCGGCGAAGGCCGGTTCTGGTCGGCGCGCCGCGTCCCCGCGGGAATCCTCGCGCTGCTGATCCTGGCCGGCGCGGGCGTCCTCCTCTACGACATCGCCGCCGTCCGGGCCGACCATCCCGCCATGGAGTGGCGCCGGACCCTCGCCCGGCAGCTCGCCGAACGCCCCCTCGACGACACCTGGGTGCTCGTCGGAGCCGGCGTCGCGACCGCTCTCGGGATCTGGCTGCTCGTGCTCGCGGCCACCCCCGGACTTCGCGACGTACTGTCCATGCGGCGCGCCCACGCCGACGTACGGGCCGGGCTGCACCGCGGCGCCGCCGCGACGGCGCTGCGCGACCGGGCCATGGAGGTCTCCGGGGTCCAGTCGGTCCGGGTCCGCGTGGGGCGCTCCCGGGTCGACGTCCGCGCGGTCTCGCACTTCCGTGAACTCGACGACGTAAGGGCCGACTTGGACACCACGCTCGCTGACGGCATCCGGGGGCTCGGGCTGTCCCGGCGGCCCGCCCTGTCGGTGCACGTCGGGCGTCCCGGCCGGAAGGGGTGA
- a CDS encoding Asp23/Gls24 family envelope stress response protein: MTDMTERKRPETPEGETEQLGTRKPTRRGGGDPATRGRTTIADGVVEKIAGLAARDVPGVHAMGSGLSRTFGAVRDRVPGGTKSVTRGVKVEVGELQTALDLEIVVDYGVSIADVAQAVRENVIAAVERMTGLEVVEVNIAVSDVKLPDEEDDEPESRLQ; encoded by the coding sequence ATGACCGACATGACCGAACGAAAGCGACCGGAGACTCCTGAGGGCGAGACGGAACAGCTGGGGACCCGTAAGCCCACCAGGCGCGGCGGAGGCGATCCCGCCACCCGGGGACGGACCACGATCGCCGACGGTGTCGTGGAGAAGATCGCCGGGCTGGCCGCCCGAGACGTCCCCGGCGTCCATGCGATGGGCAGCGGACTGAGCCGGACCTTCGGAGCGGTGCGCGACAGGGTGCCCGGTGGCACGAAATCCGTCACCCGGGGTGTCAAGGTCGAGGTCGGCGAGCTGCAGACCGCGCTCGACCTGGAGATCGTCGTCGACTACGGGGTGTCCATCGCGGATGTCGCCCAGGCCGTACGGGAGAACGTGATCGCGGCCGTGGAGCGCATGACGGGCCTCGAAGTCGTCGAGGTCAACATCGCCGTCAGCGACGTGAAGCTGCCGGACGAGGAGGACGACGAGCCCGAGTCCCGGCTCCAGTGA
- a CDS encoding neutral zinc metallopeptidase, translating into MQFDDDADLDTSEVQDVRGSRIPGGRGAVGGGIAGLIALVLGLLLGVGPDQLGLSSGSDEPAATASALAQVQQSCRTGQDANTKDDCRIVAVVNSVQDYWTQEFQRRRGTYAQSPTVIFSRQVGTACGAATSAVGPFYCPGDRKVYLDLGFFEELRTKFGAGGGPFAQAYVVAHEYGHHVQDLMGTLSRSQDGRTGANSNAVRVELQADCYAGVWAHHATTTRSESTGRPLITSLTDADIRDGLDAAAAVGDDRIQERFQGRVTPESWTHGSAAQRGQWFQQGYGTGDMARCNTFR; encoded by the coding sequence ATGCAGTTCGACGACGACGCCGACCTGGACACCTCCGAGGTGCAGGATGTGCGCGGCAGTCGGATCCCCGGCGGCCGGGGAGCCGTCGGCGGCGGCATCGCCGGTCTCATCGCCCTGGTACTGGGCCTGCTCTTGGGAGTGGGCCCCGATCAGCTCGGGCTCTCCTCCGGCAGCGACGAGCCCGCGGCGACCGCCTCCGCCCTCGCACAGGTCCAGCAGAGCTGCCGTACCGGGCAGGACGCGAACACCAAGGACGACTGCCGGATCGTGGCGGTGGTCAACAGCGTGCAGGACTACTGGACGCAGGAATTCCAGCGCCGCAGGGGTACGTACGCGCAGTCGCCGACGGTGATCTTCAGCCGACAGGTCGGCACCGCCTGCGGGGCCGCGACCTCGGCGGTCGGGCCCTTCTACTGCCCCGGCGACCGCAAGGTCTATCTGGACCTGGGCTTCTTCGAGGAGCTTCGCACCAAGTTCGGCGCCGGCGGGGGGCCGTTCGCGCAGGCGTACGTGGTGGCGCACGAGTACGGGCATCACGTGCAGGACCTGATGGGCACCCTGAGCAGGTCGCAGGACGGGCGGACCGGCGCGAACAGCAACGCGGTGCGGGTGGAACTGCAGGCCGACTGCTACGCCGGGGTGTGGGCGCACCACGCGACGACCACGAGGAGCGAGTCGACGGGCAGGCCACTGATCACCAGCCTCACGGACGCCGACATCCGCGACGGTCTGGACGCGGCGGCGGCCGTCGGTGACGACCGGATCCAGGAGAGGTTCCAGGGCCGGGTGACCCCGGAGTCCTGGACCCACGGGTCGGCCGCGCAGCGCGGGCAGTGGTTCCAGCAGGGCTACGGCACCGGCGACATGGCGCGGTGCAACACCTTCCGCTGA
- a CDS encoding ABC-F family ATP-binding cassette domain-containing protein, which yields MISASGIELRAGARILIESATFRITKGDRIGLVGRNGAGKTTLTKVLAGEGQPAAGAVTRSGEVGYLPQDPRTGDLDVLARDRVLSARGLDVLIRKMRENEQRIANGSGATREKALRQYERQETEFLTKGGYSAEAEAATIAAALNLPDRVLGQPLHTLSGGQRRRIELARILFSDADTLLLDEPTNHLDADSIVWLRDYLKTYRGGFIVISHDVDLVETVVNKVFYLDANRAQIDVYNMGWKLYQQQREADEKRRKRERQNAEKKAAALHSQADKMRAKATKTVAAQNMAKRADRLLAGLDAVRVSDKVAKLRFPEPAPCGKTPLMAEGLSKSYGSLEIFTDVDLAIDKGSRVVILGLNGAGKTTLLRLLGGVETPDTGGVVEGHGLKLGYYAQEHETLDPERTVLENMRSAAPDLDLVEVRKTLGSFLFSGDDVDKPAGVLSGGEKTRLALATLVVSSANVLLLDEPTNNLDPASREEILGALRTYKGAVVLVTHDEGAVEALQPERIILLPDGVEDLWGADYADLVALA from the coding sequence GTGATCTCCGCCTCCGGTATCGAGCTGCGCGCCGGCGCCCGCATCCTCATCGAGTCCGCCACCTTCCGCATCACGAAGGGCGACCGCATCGGCCTGGTCGGTCGCAACGGCGCGGGCAAGACGACCCTCACCAAGGTCCTCGCAGGTGAGGGCCAGCCGGCCGCCGGCGCCGTCACCCGCTCCGGCGAGGTCGGCTACCTCCCGCAGGACCCGCGCACCGGCGACCTCGACGTGCTCGCCCGCGACCGCGTCCTGTCCGCGCGCGGCCTGGACGTCCTGATCCGCAAGATGCGGGAGAACGAGCAGCGCATCGCCAACGGAAGCGGTGCCACCCGCGAGAAGGCGCTGCGCCAGTACGAGCGCCAGGAGACCGAGTTCCTCACCAAGGGCGGGTACTCCGCCGAGGCCGAGGCCGCCACCATCGCGGCCGCGCTCAACCTGCCCGACCGGGTGCTCGGCCAGCCCCTGCACACACTCTCCGGTGGTCAGCGCCGCCGTATCGAGCTGGCCCGCATCCTGTTCTCCGACGCGGACACCCTGCTGCTCGACGAGCCCACCAACCACCTCGACGCCGACTCGATCGTCTGGCTGCGCGACTACCTGAAGACGTACCGCGGCGGCTTCATCGTGATCTCCCACGACGTCGACCTCGTCGAGACGGTCGTCAACAAGGTCTTCTATCTGGACGCCAACCGCGCCCAGATCGACGTCTACAACATGGGCTGGAAGCTCTACCAGCAGCAGCGCGAGGCCGACGAGAAGCGCCGCAAGCGCGAGCGGCAGAACGCCGAGAAGAAGGCCGCCGCCCTGCACTCGCAGGCCGACAAGATGCGCGCCAAGGCCACCAAGACCGTCGCCGCGCAGAACATGGCCAAGCGCGCCGACCGGCTGCTCGCCGGGCTCGACGCGGTGCGGGTCTCCGACAAGGTCGCCAAGCTGCGCTTCCCGGAGCCCGCGCCCTGCGGCAAGACCCCGCTCATGGCCGAGGGCCTGTCGAAGTCGTACGGCTCGCTGGAGATCTTCACCGACGTCGACCTGGCCATCGACAAGGGCTCCCGCGTCGTCATCCTCGGCCTCAACGGCGCCGGGAAGACCACGCTCCTCAGGCTCCTCGGCGGTGTCGAGACACCCGACACCGGAGGGGTCGTCGAGGGCCACGGCCTCAAGCTCGGCTACTACGCGCAGGAGCACGAGACCCTCGACCCGGAGCGCACGGTCCTGGAGAACATGCGCTCCGCCGCCCCCGACCTGGACCTGGTCGAGGTCCGCAAGACGCTCGGCTCGTTCCTGTTCTCCGGCGACGACGTCGACAAGCCCGCCGGGGTCCTCTCCGGCGGCGAGAAGACACGTCTCGCCCTCGCCACCCTCGTGGTCTCCTCGGCGAACGTCCTCCTGCTCGACGAGCCGACGAACAACCTCGACCCGGCCAGCCGCGAGGAGATCCTCGGCGCGCTGCGCACCTACAAGGGCGCCGTCGTCCTCGTCACCCACGACGAGGGCGCCGTCGAGGCGCTCCAGCCGGAGCGCATCATCCTGCTGCCCGACGGCGTCGAGGACCTGTGGGGCGCCGACTACGCCGACCTGGTCGCCCTCGCCTGA
- a CDS encoding enoyl-CoA hydratase/isomerase family protein produces MASFGTDLGPVLDKDGVRLTVDEAIATVTLANPAKRNAQSPALWRALTEAGRLLPGTVRVVVLRAEGKSFSAGLDRQAFTPEGFDGEPSFIDLARGADAELDATIAEYQEAFTWWRRSDIVSIAAVQGHAIGAGFQLALTCDLRVVADDVQFAMRETSLGLVPDLTGTHPLVSLVGYARALEICATGRFVHAEEAERTGLANLSVPADQLDDAVRDLASALLAAPRDAVVETKALLRGAQDRTYEDQRTAERAAQARRLRDLAGVGE; encoded by the coding sequence ATGGCTTCGTTCGGCACGGACCTCGGTCCGGTACTCGACAAGGACGGCGTACGGCTCACCGTCGACGAGGCGATCGCCACGGTGACGCTGGCCAACCCGGCCAAACGCAACGCTCAGAGTCCCGCGCTGTGGCGGGCGTTGACGGAAGCCGGGCGGCTGCTGCCGGGCACCGTCCGTGTCGTGGTGCTGCGTGCGGAGGGCAAGTCGTTCTCCGCGGGGCTCGACCGACAGGCGTTCACGCCCGAGGGTTTCGACGGCGAGCCGTCGTTCATCGACCTCGCGCGCGGCGCCGATGCCGAACTCGACGCGACCATCGCCGAGTACCAGGAGGCGTTCACCTGGTGGCGGCGCAGCGACATCGTGTCCATCGCCGCCGTGCAGGGGCACGCCATCGGCGCGGGTTTCCAGCTCGCGCTCACCTGTGACCTGCGCGTCGTCGCCGACGACGTGCAGTTCGCCATGCGCGAGACCAGCCTCGGCCTCGTCCCCGACCTCACGGGCACCCACCCCCTGGTGAGCCTCGTGGGGTACGCCCGCGCGCTCGAGATCTGCGCGACGGGCCGCTTCGTCCACGCCGAGGAGGCCGAGCGCACCGGCCTGGCCAACCTCTCCGTGCCCGCCGACCAGCTCGACGACGCCGTACGCGATCTGGCGTCCGCGCTTCTCGCCGCGCCTCGCGACGCGGTTGTCGAGACGAAGGCACTCCTGCGCGGCGCCCAGGACCGCACCTACGAGGACCAGCGCACCGCCGAGCGAGCGGCCCAGGCACGACGCCTGCGGGACCTGGCCGGCGTCGGCGAATAG
- a CDS encoding alpha/beta hydrolase family protein — MRTVKATAAAVTVALAAGAASVAAGRFASDAALKAPPGRPLPTEPRLTVHATAAGRISLTRDLAALRPGIYGLSGDGSHAVVGPVLDATPHPADTVVRRLERVTHGTLEPGDKVWFTPNVHIGNPSSALGLDHADVDVPGELGALPAWFVPGHRDTWVITVHGLGTTREHPMNVLEFLHRHRFPVLDLAYRGDLGAPRSPDGLGHLGETEWRDLDAAIRYAVRYGADHVVLYGWSTGATMALRAAAHSALRERISGLVLDSPVLDWETTLRALATARRTPSALLPLAVRAAQGRTGLYGERIQEAADPARLALPTLVVHGPDDTIAPWGPSRRLAQRRPNLVTLHTVSGAPHGAMWNADPTGYEEALRRFLTPLM, encoded by the coding sequence GTGCGCACAGTCAAAGCGACGGCCGCGGCCGTCACCGTTGCCCTGGCCGCGGGCGCAGCCTCCGTGGCGGCGGGCCGGTTCGCCAGCGACGCCGCGCTGAAGGCGCCGCCGGGCAGGCCGCTGCCCACCGAACCCCGGCTCACCGTGCACGCCACGGCCGCCGGCCGGATCTCCCTCACCCGGGACCTGGCCGCGCTGAGACCGGGCATCTACGGCCTCAGCGGCGACGGCTCCCATGCCGTCGTCGGTCCGGTTCTCGACGCCACGCCCCACCCCGCCGACACGGTCGTACGACGGCTGGAGCGCGTCACCCACGGCACGCTGGAACCTGGCGACAAGGTGTGGTTCACCCCGAACGTGCACATCGGCAACCCCAGTTCCGCGCTCGGCCTCGACCACGCCGACGTGGACGTCCCCGGGGAACTCGGCGCCCTGCCCGCCTGGTTCGTGCCCGGCCACCGGGACACCTGGGTGATCACCGTGCACGGTCTGGGCACGACCCGCGAGCACCCCATGAACGTGCTGGAGTTCCTGCACCGCCACCGTTTCCCCGTCCTCGACCTCGCCTACCGCGGCGACCTCGGCGCACCCCGCTCCCCGGACGGCCTCGGCCACCTCGGCGAGACCGAGTGGCGCGACCTGGACGCCGCGATCCGCTACGCCGTGCGCTACGGCGCCGACCACGTCGTCCTGTACGGCTGGTCCACCGGCGCCACCATGGCCCTGCGCGCCGCCGCGCACTCCGCGCTGCGCGAGCGGATCTCCGGCCTGGTGCTGGACTCGCCCGTCCTCGACTGGGAGACCACGCTGCGCGCCCTCGCCACGGCCCGCCGCACCCCCAGCGCCCTGCTGCCCCTCGCGGTCCGCGCCGCCCAGGGCCGCACCGGCCTGTACGGCGAGCGCATCCAGGAGGCCGCCGACCCCGCCCGCCTCGCCCTGCCGACCCTGGTGGTGCACGGCCCCGACGACACCATCGCCCCCTGGGGCCCCTCCCGCCGCCTCGCCCAGCGCCGCCCGAACCTGGTCACCCTGCACACCGTCTCCGGCGCCCCGCACGGCGCCATGTGGAACGCCGACCCCACCGGCTACGAGGAAGCCCTGCGCCGTTTCCTCACCCCCCTGATGTAG
- a CDS encoding class II aldolase/adducin family protein, whose product MAERRRDAGDERGTGKRGADDEIARAWDELVATARRTVAEGLVVGTSGNVSARVGDTVLVTPTGVPYDRLAPGDVVGVDLDGRQVLGSLVPTSELPMHLAIYRATDARAVVHTHAAHATAVSTLVGELPAIHYMAGALGGPVRVAPYATYGTPELAENMLRALTDRTACLLQNHGTIAYGATLSAAYDRTAQLNWMCQVWLLSTSVPGLSPNLLTPAQLREAGQRLSGYGQPG is encoded by the coding sequence ATGGCTGAGCGGCGGCGGGACGCAGGGGACGAACGGGGTACGGGGAAGCGGGGCGCGGACGACGAGATCGCGCGAGCGTGGGACGAGCTCGTCGCGACGGCCCGCCGGACGGTGGCCGAGGGGCTGGTCGTCGGGACGTCGGGCAACGTCTCGGCGCGGGTCGGTGACACCGTCCTGGTCACGCCGACGGGAGTGCCGTACGACCGGCTGGCGCCGGGGGACGTCGTCGGGGTCGACCTCGACGGTCGGCAGGTACTCGGTTCGCTGGTTCCGACGAGCGAACTCCCGATGCACCTCGCGATCTACCGCGCCACCGACGCGCGCGCCGTGGTCCACACCCACGCCGCGCACGCGACGGCCGTCTCGACGCTCGTGGGGGAGCTGCCGGCGATCCACTACATGGCGGGCGCCCTCGGCGGACCCGTCCGTGTTGCCCCGTATGCGACATACGGCACCCCGGAGTTGGCCGAGAACATGCTCCGGGCACTCACCGACCGCACCGCCTGCCTCCTCCAGAACCACGGCACGATCGCCTACGGCGCTACCCTCTCGGCGGCCTACGACCGCACAGCCCAGCTCAACTGGATGTGCCAGGTCTGGCTCCTGTCCACCTCGGTCCCCGGCCTCTCCCCGAACCTCCTGACCCCGGCCCAACTGCGCGAGGCGGGGCAGCGCCTGAGCGGGTACGGCCAGCCGGGCTAG